ACGGTGGCTGGCCGACATAGTCACCCAGCGTCTCGGGGTCGAGCAGCTGACCATCGATGCGTCGCACTCACCGTTCCTGAGCCGCCCACGTGAACTGGCCGAACTGTTGGTGCACGCCACCACGACGACCCCGATCGCGGCCTTGACGTCTGCTTGAGACTGTCGACTCTGCGCTGAGGGCGCGAAAGTGCGAGTGCGCTGAGCCCTCACCGCAGACTCAAAGTGCTAGGCGGCGATCACCGACTTGCCGAATTTCTCGGTGGCCTCCAGCGCGTGCGCCAGGCTGTCCCCGGGCAGGGTGACGTGCAGCCAGGTCACTCCGAGTGCGGCGAGCTTCTCCACCCCGGCCAGATAGGCGTCGGCGTCGAATTGGTCATTACCGGGGTTACCGCCCTCGAAGTTGTTGAACACGATGTCGATTCCGCCCGGATCGCGACCGCCCGCGTCCAACCGGCTCCGCAGGTCGTCGATCCCCGCGGCCAGTGCGTCGAGTGAGTCGATCGCCGCCGTGCCGGCGGTCTTGGCCAGCCCCGGCGGCGCGGCGAACGGGCACCAGCCGTCACCGTGCTTGGCGACCCGGGCCCGAGCCGCCGACGTGTTGCCACCGATCCAGATCGGCGGGTGCGGGTCCGCGGCCGGGCGCGGATGCGCGGTGATACCGCGGGCGCTGAAGTGCTTACCCTCGAAGGCGTAGTCGTCATTCGTCCAGATGCCGCGAATGACCTCGAGTGCCTCGTCGAACAATTCGGCGCGCTCGTCGTAGGACACCCCCAGCGCGGCGAATTCCCGCTTGAGGTAACCCACTCCGACGGCCAGCGTGAACCGGCCGCCGGACAGCAGGTCCAGGGTGGCCCCGGACTTGGCCACCACGAAGGGGTTTCGATACGGCAGCACGACGATGTTGGGCACCAGCCGCAGCGTCGTGGTGTGCGCCGCGGCGAAGGCCATGGCCACGAACGGGTCCAAGGCGTCGTGGCCGCCGGCATCCAGCCAGCGCTGTGACGGCGCGGGATGGTCGGTGAACCCGAATCCGTCGAAACCCGCCGCCTCGGCCGCAGCGGCCATCGTCGCAACTCCGCTGCCACTCACCAGATCCGGATGGTACGGATGGGTGTGCATCGGGTAGGTGATGCTGTAGCGCACTGCGGCCGCTCCCGGTCAGGTGGGGAAGCCGGAAAGGATGACGCCGTTGCACTCGGCAGCGTCCTGGCGGACCTTGGCCGCCGCCTGGTAGGCGTCCGAGTAGTACCAGTCGCGCGCGGCGTCGACGGATTCGAACTCCAGCACCACGGTTTGCGTTCCGTGCCAGGCGCCTTCGATCACCTCGGGCTTCTGGTCGACGGCCACGATGGTGGCGCCGCCCATCGCCTTCGAGGCCAGCTTGGCGTACTCGCCCATACCTGCGGGGTCCTTGATGTCCTCGGTGATGATCACGTAGCCCTTGGCCGCTGCCATATCCAAAACCCGTCTCTAGTTGTCGATTTCGCTGATCGCCCGTTCCGGGCAGTTCTCTATCGCCTCACGTGCCGCGTCTTCCAGGCCGGCCGGAACCTCTTCGGGATCGGCAACCGCCCACCCATCGTCTGACATCTCGAAGACCTCGGGGCACAGCGTCAGGCACATGCCGTGGCCGGCACAACGGTCCTCGTCAACCCTGACCCGCATCAGGTGTCGAACTCCAGGTGCAACTCCGTCAAGCCGCGCAGGATGAAGGTGGGAATGTAGTTGTAGCGCCGGTCGCCGTCCGAGCCGTGCCTGGCCTCGGAGATGCGGATGTCGGTGGTCCGGTCCAGCAATCGTTCGATACCGACCCGAGTTTCGGCGCGCGCCAGCGGAGCCCCCGGGCAGCTGTGGATGCCTCGACCGAAAGCCAGATGCTGGCGGGCGTTCTTGCGGGCGGGGTCGAACGTGTCGGGATCCTCGAACCGTCGCGGATCGCGGTTGGCCGCACCGTTGAGCACCATGACCGTGGTACCGGCATTCAGCTCGGTCTCACCGATGGTCACCGGGCAGCGCGACAGCCGGAAGTCACCCTTGACCGGGCTCTCGATTCGCAGGGCCTCTTCGATGAAGTTCGGGATGAGGCTGCGATCGTCACGCAACCGCTGCTGGATCTCGGGTTGCTCCCCGAGCACTTTCAGCGCGGTGCTGAGCAGACGCACCGTGGTCTCCTGGCCGGCCGAGAAGACATTGGTCGCCACCCGCGCGACATCGCCGACGTCCGGAATGCTGCCGTCCGGGAAGGTGGCCAACGCCAAGCCGGTGAGGACGTCGTCACGCGGGTTGGCCCGGCGATCGGCGGTGTAGTCGGCGAACTGGCCGTAGAGGAACTCCAGCGGGCTGTGTGACAGCGATTCCTTACTGGTGCTGCCGATTCCGCCACCGGAATGCTGCTTGATGCCGTCGACGAAGGCTTCACGGTCCTCATCCGGAATACCGAGCAGATCGGCGATCACCAGCAGCGTGAACGGGCCGGCGAAGCCCTTGATGAACTCTCCCCCACCCGGTGCCAGGTAGCTGTCGAGCACCTCGTCGGCCAGCTGCCACATCGCGTCCTCGTTCTCCTTGAGGCGCTTGGGCGTGATCAGCCGCATCAACAGCGAGCGGTGGTCGGTGTGGGTCGGCGGATCCAGCGTGGGCAGCTGATCACTGAAGGGCAGCTCGTTCCGGTGCTTGTCGATGAGCGCGGTGACTTCCTCGGCGCTGCGCCCCTCCAACGGCACCGGGAACCCGGGGAACGGGCCGGTGACCGACAGGCACGACGAGAAGGTCTCCTCGTCGTTGTAGACCTGCACGGCTTCTTCCCAGCCGGTCACCATCGTCACGTTGTAGTGGTCTTCGCGGCTTACCGGGCACTTGTTCCGCAGGGCCTCGAAGAACGGATACGGATCATCGACCAATCGTTCATCGCGGAAAAAATCGATACCGGTTGGGTCGATCGCCATATGCTGCTCCCGTTCCAGCCGCACGTATGAGAATGCGGCTCTCATCTCTGAATAGTAGGTTTCCACAGCCCCGGGTGCCCGTCAACGTCGGACCCCTGTCCATCTGCAACAAGCAGCAAGAATAGGATTCTCGCTCTTTTTTGACCCGCCTTTGCCCTCCCGCGCCCGGAGCGCCTCGCGACGAAGCGTGCACGGCGCCCTAGTTAGACAGACGTCAACTATTCTCAACCGGCGAATCCGCTGTTAAGGTGCGAAACATGCCCAGAGAAACCGTGGCGAAGACGGCTGACAACAGTCAACGTCGCGCCTCGTTTCAGCGGGCCCGGTCGCACCGGACCAAACGGGACCTGGTGCAGGCCGCAATGGCGCTGTGGCGCACCAACGGCTACGCCAAGACCACGGTTGCCGACATCTGCCGGGCCGCCGGGGTGTCCCGGGCGCTGTTCTACTTCTATTTCTCCGCCAAAGAGGACGTGCTGTTCGAGGTCGGACTGACCTCCACGCGGCTGGCCCAGAAGCGGATCAAGGCACTGCTGGACGGCGACTACGACCTGATGGCAGTCATCACCGAGGCGCTGCACAGCCTGGAACGGTCGATGGCCCGCAATCCTCCCGATCTGATCGTCGAGACGATCCTCGAGGGGTACCGCCATGAACACCGCATCCTGGCCGGCGAGGTCGACTCGGATGCGCAGGACGCCGACATGTTCGGCGAGTTGTTCACCAGGGCCCAGGCCGACGGCAAACTCGGCACGCACGTCGACGTGGCCCACCTGTCCCGGCTGGCGCAGATCCTGGTCAGCGAAGGCGTCCGGCACTGGGCCGGCGGCAGTTTCGGCGACCGGCCGTTCACCGAGCTCGTCGCACGTGACATCGGCGCGATGATCACCGGCTTCAACACCCCCAACAACTAGATCGGAGGATCCCCGATGGCGTGGGATTTCGAGACCGACCCCCAATATCAGGAATTACTGGACTGGGCCGACGAGTTCGTCACCGAACAGGTGGAGCCACTCGACCTGGCCTGGCCGCACCTGCAGTTCACCAAGCTGGAGGGCAAGCGCCGCGAGGCGATCGACCCGCTCAAGGCGCAGGTGCGCGAGAAGGGCCTCTGGGCAACACATCTCGGCCCAGAACTCGGTGGGCAAGGCTACGGACAGCTCAAGCTGGCGCTGCTCAACGAGATCCTCGGCCGCTCCCAGTGGGCGCCGATCGTGTTCGGCTGCCAGGCTCCCGACACCGGAAATGCCGAGATCATCGCGCATTACGGCACAGAGGAGCAGAAGAAGCGCTACCTGCACCCGCTGCTCGAGGGCGAACTGTTCTCCTGCTATTCGATGACCGAACCGCATGCCGGTGCGGACCCGACCCTGTTCACCACCAGCGCGGTACGCGACGGGGACGACTGGGTGATAAACGGCTGGAAGTTCTTCTCCTCCAACGCCGCCACCGCGTCCTTCCTGATCGTCATGGTGGTCACCAATCCCGAAGTCAGCGCCTACCAGGGCATGTCGATGTTCCTGGTGCCCACCGACACCCCCGGCGTCAAGATCGTCCGCAACGTCGGGCTGTACGGCGAGCGCGACAACGAGGGCAGCCATGCCTTGATCCACTATGACAATGTCCGGGTGCCGGCCGAGGCCCTCCTGGGCGGCGAGGGCCAAGCCTTCGTGATCGCCCAGACCCGATTGGGCGGCGGCCGGATTCACCACGCGATGCGCACCATCGGCCTGGCCCAGAAGGCGCTGGACATGATGTGCGAACGCGCGCTGAGCCGCGAGACCCAGGGCAGCCGGCTGTCCGACAAACAATTCGTCCAGGGCTACATCGCCGATTCGTACGCCCAGCTACTGCAGTTCCGGCTGATGGTGCTCTACACGGCGTGGGAGATCGACAAGTACAACGACTACAAGAAGGTCCGCAAGGACATCGCCGCGGTCAAGGTGGCGATGCCCACCGTTCTGCACGACATCGCCTGGCGGGCAATGCAGGTTCACGGCGCGCTCGGCGTCACCAACGAGATGCCGTTCCTCGGCATGGTCACCGGCGCCGCGGTGATGGGACTGGCCGACGGCCCGACCGAGGTGCACAAGACGACGGTCGCCCGGCAGGTGCTGCGCGACTACCAACCGACGACCGACACCTGGCCCACCGAGTGGATCCCGCGCAAGCGCGAGGCCGCGAAGGCGAAGTTCGCCGAATTCCTGGAGGCCGAGGTGGGCAACCTGTGACGCAATCCGTGAGCGAGATCGACACTGCGCGGCTTGCCGATTGGATGGACAACGCCGGGCTGCCGGGCAAAGGTGAGCCGCTTGAGGCCCGCTTCCTGTCCGGCGGCACCCAGAACGTCATCTACGAGCTCCGCCGCGGCGACCACACCTGTGTCCTGCGCATGCCGCCGCCCGGCGCCCCGCCGGATCGGGACAAGGGCATCCTGCGGGAATGGCGAATCATCGAAGCGCTCGACGGCACCGACGTGCCGCATACCGCCGCGGTCGGTGTGTGCGCGGATCCCGAGGTGCTGGGCCGGCCGTTCTATCTGATGGGCTTCGTCGACGGCTGGTCCCCGATGGACACCCATGGCCGCTGGCCCGAACCGTTCAACTCCGACCCGAGCGCCCGGCCCGGGCTGAGTTATCAACTGGCGGAAGGTATTGCACTGCTGTCCAAGGTGGACTGGCGGGCGAAAGGGCTGGCGGATCTGGGTCGGCCCGACGGTTTCCACGAACGCCAGGTCGACCGCTGGATCGGTTTCCTCGACCGGATCAAGAACCGTGAACTACCCGGGTTGGAAGTGGCCACCGACTGGCTGCGGGCCCACCAGCCGCTCGATTTCATTCCCGGCCTGATGCACGGCGACTACCAGTTCGCCAATGTCATGTACCGCCATGGTGCCCCGGCCACGATGGCCGCGATCGTGGACTGGGAGATGGGCACCGTCGGCGACCCGAAGCTGGACCTGGCCTGGATGGTGCAGAGCTGGCCGGCCGATACGGACAATCCGGCGCCGTCCGAGATGGGCTATGTCGACATGCGCGGGATGCCGTCTCGTGACGACGTCGTCGCGCACTACGCGAAGGTCTCCGGCCGCCAGGTCGACGACCTGGACTACTACCTGGTGCTGGCGAAGTGGAAGCTGGCGATCGTGCTGGAGCAGGGTTTTCAGCGGGCCGGCAACGACGAGAAGCTGCTCGCCTTCGGACCGGTGGTCACCGAGCTGATGCGATCTGCCGCCGAACTCGCCGAATCCACCGACTACCGGTGAGAGCAGCGGTCTGTCCGGAGTACGGGCCACCGGACGTGGTTCGCGTCGAGGAGATCCCCACTCCCCCGATCGCTGCCGGCCACGTACGGGTCGAGGTGGGCGCCGCCGCCGTCAACTTTCCCGACGTACTGCTGGTCGCCGACAAGTATCAGATCCACGTGCCGGTGCCGTTCGTCCCAGGCAGCGAGTTCGCCGGGGTGGTGACCGAAGTAGCGTCTGGTGTGGACGATTTCGTCGTCGGCGATCGAGTGACGGGGGCCGGGTTGTTCGGTGCGTTCGCCGAGCAGGTGTGCGTTCCGGCGGCCGGTCTGGCCGGGATCCCCGACGGCATGGACGACCGCACGGCGGCAGCCTTCGGAGTCGCCCACCGCACCGCCTATCA
The genomic region above belongs to Mycolicibacterium sp. HK-90 and contains:
- a CDS encoding acyl-CoA dehydrogenase family protein; the protein is MAWDFETDPQYQELLDWADEFVTEQVEPLDLAWPHLQFTKLEGKRREAIDPLKAQVREKGLWATHLGPELGGQGYGQLKLALLNEILGRSQWAPIVFGCQAPDTGNAEIIAHYGTEEQKKRYLHPLLEGELFSCYSMTEPHAGADPTLFTTSAVRDGDDWVINGWKFFSSNAATASFLIVMVVTNPEVSAYQGMSMFLVPTDTPGVKIVRNVGLYGERDNEGSHALIHYDNVRVPAEALLGGEGQAFVIAQTRLGGGRIHHAMRTIGLAQKALDMMCERALSRETQGSRLSDKQFVQGYIADSYAQLLQFRLMVLYTAWEIDKYNDYKKVRKDIAAVKVAMPTVLHDIAWRAMQVHGALGVTNEMPFLGMVTGAAVMGLADGPTEVHKTTVARQVLRDYQPTTDTWPTEWIPRKREAAKAKFAEFLEAEVGNL
- a CDS encoding ferredoxin; translation: MRVRVDEDRCAGHGMCLTLCPEVFEMSDDGWAVADPEEVPAGLEDAAREAIENCPERAISEIDN
- a CDS encoding DUF1330 domain-containing protein: MAAAKGYVIITEDIKDPAGMGEYAKLASKAMGGATIVAVDQKPEVIEGAWHGTQTVVLEFESVDAARDWYYSDAYQAAAKVRQDAAECNGVILSGFPT
- a CDS encoding phosphotransferase family protein, translating into MDNAGLPGKGEPLEARFLSGGTQNVIYELRRGDHTCVLRMPPPGAPPDRDKGILREWRIIEALDGTDVPHTAAVGVCADPEVLGRPFYLMGFVDGWSPMDTHGRWPEPFNSDPSARPGLSYQLAEGIALLSKVDWRAKGLADLGRPDGFHERQVDRWIGFLDRIKNRELPGLEVATDWLRAHQPLDFIPGLMHGDYQFANVMYRHGAPATMAAIVDWEMGTVGDPKLDLAWMVQSWPADTDNPAPSEMGYVDMRGMPSRDDVVAHYAKVSGRQVDDLDYYLVLAKWKLAIVLEQGFQRAGNDEKLLAFGPVVTELMRSAAELAESTDYR
- a CDS encoding cytochrome P450: MAIDPTGIDFFRDERLVDDPYPFFEALRNKCPVSREDHYNVTMVTGWEEAVQVYNDEETFSSCLSVTGPFPGFPVPLEGRSAEEVTALIDKHRNELPFSDQLPTLDPPTHTDHRSLLMRLITPKRLKENEDAMWQLADEVLDSYLAPGGGEFIKGFAGPFTLLVIADLLGIPDEDREAFVDGIKQHSGGGIGSTSKESLSHSPLEFLYGQFADYTADRRANPRDDVLTGLALATFPDGSIPDVGDVARVATNVFSAGQETTVRLLSTALKVLGEQPEIQQRLRDDRSLIPNFIEEALRIESPVKGDFRLSRCPVTIGETELNAGTTVMVLNGAANRDPRRFEDPDTFDPARKNARQHLAFGRGIHSCPGAPLARAETRVGIERLLDRTTDIRISEARHGSDGDRRYNYIPTFILRGLTELHLEFDT
- a CDS encoding TetR/AcrR family transcriptional regulator, with the protein product MPRETVAKTADNSQRRASFQRARSHRTKRDLVQAAMALWRTNGYAKTTVADICRAAGVSRALFYFYFSAKEDVLFEVGLTSTRLAQKRIKALLDGDYDLMAVITEALHSLERSMARNPPDLIVETILEGYRHEHRILAGEVDSDAQDADMFGELFTRAQADGKLGTHVDVAHLSRLAQILVSEGVRHWAGGSFGDRPFTELVARDIGAMITGFNTPNN
- a CDS encoding LLM class F420-dependent oxidoreductase; the protein is MRYSITYPMHTHPYHPDLVSGSGVATMAAAAEAAGFDGFGFTDHPAPSQRWLDAGGHDALDPFVAMAFAAAHTTTLRLVPNIVVLPYRNPFVVAKSGATLDLLSGGRFTLAVGVGYLKREFAALGVSYDERAELFDEALEVIRGIWTNDDYAFEGKHFSARGITAHPRPAADPHPPIWIGGNTSAARARVAKHGDGWCPFAAPPGLAKTAGTAAIDSLDALAAGIDDLRSRLDAGGRDPGGIDIVFNNFEGGNPGNDQFDADAYLAGVEKLAALGVTWLHVTLPGDSLAHALEATEKFGKSVIAA